The window acatacttcctgtcctagagtcACAACACTGCTTCTCCATAAATTATTGTCAGTAAGAGTTGTAAAACCATCAATatatcaaatttttgtttttgagtatagaTACACTCTGATACTGTGATACCTAAATTGTTTTCTTCTGACCTATGTCCTGTAAGTCAGAAGCCTGTTGAAGACTAATTAGTACACATCATGATAAattctgtatgtatgtttgtCATTGAGAATTCATGGACACATTGCTTCTTCTTCTTCAGCTTGTTGGATCAGCTCCCTGAAGCCAACTTCAATTTGCTGCAGCATTTGTTTGCTGTTCTGCATCACATCGAGAAGAATTCGGAGGAAAACCAAATGACAGCTTTGAATCTTGCCCTCTGCATTGCTCCCAATATGCTATGGCTGCCAACAGGGGGTGACCCAGAGGAGGAGAGTAAATCAACCAAAAAGGTAAATTCCTATCTACATCCCATGCTTGGTCACAGGCAGCAATTGTAAATAACAAAcaattctctggtgaagaatcttgcATGTATTTTCAGTGGCAGTGATTGACTCTCTACTggggaatttcagattcactgctttataaaaagaccacttAGTGTTACCTCCCATTGTGTGTAACGCATGGCTGCTCATCACTGTAAGTTTCAACACTTTCAGATAGTACAGCTCCTGCTGTGCTACCAGCAAACTCCCACATACTGCAACATCTACGTAATTTCTTTTCCCCATAGTTAAACTTTGGGCACAAAACTCAATTTAATCTATCGTATTCCTAGCCACAGAGGATATAAATCACCACCAGACACCACTGCGCTGTACATAGCCTGAGCTGCAGGAGGCACCCTTTAGGAAACACCAAAGGGACGGGTATGAGACCAGTTACCCTGCACAAGAaaaaagagcagcagtgaccggtcaaAATTTACACAGATCCAGAAGAAATACACAAGACACCCCATGATTCCAAAGAAATATACATGGCTCttgtatttagaaaaatgtattaatctgGGGGTTGAGCtctaaacctttaataaataactCATGGGGTCATAGTCTAGGCTCACAGCAAATCATTGCAGGAAAATTAATTGAGGTTGACCTAACTTAAAGAGTTAAAAttccttttacaatttttaacttttgttgtCAAATTTCAGGGGCAATTACTCCTAGTATTTCCAGAATCCCTAATGATAAAATGAAAGGGGTGCAGGCAGCTGTGatactgtgcatttggggcccatACTTCTTTATTGCCCAGCGCCCATTCATTCCATCCCTAGTTGTCCTTATATAAGTCTCTTCTCACAGCAGTTTGTCATCTTtgagtatattgtaatataatacaatgtctgtgttttttctttttagcacacCATGTACGTATATCAATTATTTTCTGACTAGTACATTGGGCCAGGAGCCACCAAGCACTTATTTTGTACACTGACTATCGTACATTCCAAACATCCTAAGTATAGAAATCATTGCAGTACCAGGAAGTCAGTTCACACCAAGTGGAGGGTTCCTGGCCGGTGTCCACTTTcatattaatgtgtatttttggCTCACAAGGATGCTTTGTTCACTTTTCAAGGATATCCTCAATATCCAGACATTCTGACTTACGGATACATGATTTATTTATCAAGGTAATTCCAAAATACTGAAAGGAAgataaatataactaataaatggaaaatatgtaTACTAATACAAAAAGATTTCCATAAAGCTAAACTGAAGTATTACCAAATAGAAGAGCTGTGTGCATTAATGGAACcttggggcattttttttttgggggggggtacTTACTTCTTCCAGATCTGTACAGAATTACAATGTAACACTTCTCTGTGCTGGAGCTCTGGTTATGTCTCTGTCCCTTCCTGCTGCTGTTGTTATAGGCAAGGAGAAACATGAAATAGTATCAAATATGTATcaataatattatgaatttttattttgttaggatACAAAATATATCAAACTGTCTTCagctggtgttttgttttttgcacaggTGGCAGGACTGGTACAATTCCTTATAGAGAATTACTCGCTCATCTTTGAACAGGACGCTTCCTTTCTGTTCAGCAAGCACAGACAGCAGGAGTCAGGAAGTACTGATGACCTGCCAGGTAAATGAATGCTTAGCATATGAGAAATATGAACACTGAAACAAAGTGGAATGGATATGATATCTACAAGTTGTGAATTTGATGGCAAAAATGTGTAGAAAAGAACTAACCTTTGCACACCTATAGCTCTGACTCTGTAGTTGGGCCTCTAAAGGGAGAACAGTGCATCCCAACAAAGGTTCTGCTCTACAAATGCTGGCTTTTCTACCCAGGCTACTTCAGGATATTGAACTCCTTTTGTGCTGGTGAAACTGGAATACACCTCGCAGATTAAACCTGAGAGTAAATTAGCAATGGAAAACAAAAGCAATAGTATTCATTCTTAGACATTTGAAGATGAATTACTCCGCAGTGACTACAACTAGAGAGGTTAGGAAGGGCTTCTTGTAAATTAATGTAAATTGATAAAAGTCCACAAACTGGCCACAGTTCTTCTGTAATATTCAGCTGTGTAGTTGTCCATTTCTTTTTCATCCCCTTACCCACATTGTGGTTGCTTCAGCCACAGGAGAAAATATAGTAGTCTGTACTGGTGTATGAAAACTACAATGGGGGAGGCAAGTTCAGCAATAGTTATCTAATAAAGTGAAGAATTTGAGGAATAGGGGCAGTTGAgtatccaaaaaattaaaatgtacaataatgaaTTGCAGTTTAGTAATCCTTATAGTGTGACCATattcattttcacttttcagAATTTTCAGCAAGTAAAGAAAGttctttgtcatttttaaaaaaagaacctaaTGTTTGTCCTCTTTTACAGGCATACACATGATCCATCAGCAGGACTCCTCTGATGAGCTTGAATTTGCAACCTCTGACTTAGAAAAGTCAGAATCAAACCTGCTAAAAGATGAAGATGGATTGTTTGAGGAGTCTTTACTGCTACAAGAAAGGGAGGACTGGGACCTGTTCAGTGAAATTTCAGCTTGCTACCTGAACAAAACAAAGATGGACATCTTGGAGTGTTATAACACTGACCGGTTACCCTGCATGGATTCGGCGTGCTGCCTTAGTCCTGCTAGAGACAGGTGCTCTTCAGAACCAAGCGTATGTCATAGTTCTAGACTCGCAGTCCAGAACCATGAACCGGTTGCACGTCAGTCCAGCTGCGATGCCACCATTATGCACAATCACTTGGATTATATAAATCAGATGAAGCAGTTACACCTAGAGGGTCAGAATCTGCTGAATGAAGATCTAGCTCCGAGTTTGAACACAAAATGTGGTTTTTGGAGGTCCACTCAGACAAGAACAACCACACAGGAGAAAAGTCCCCCATTGATAAACCCTTCTATAAGATCAAGTTTTTCAAGCCTATCTTCAACAGCCACCTCCCTTTCTGCTTCTTCACTAAGTTCTCTGGACAGCGCCTTCTCCTACGGCCCAGAGTCACCGGTGTTCAATTCAAATGATGTTACCTCCTTACCATTTATGTTTGGAACATCAGCCAGGTTGCACACTATTTCCCCAGAAATCACCAGGAAAAAACTAAGAGAGTGGCACATACCTCTGTCTACTCTATTTGGGACTAGCTCTTGTGACATTGACTCATGGGAGATGCAATGGGAATCCAATAATGCTAAAGAACCTGAGAAAGTAAACAATGTAGTTCAAGGTAGCACTTACAAGGAATGTTTGGACAAGGAACCAAGACAACCTTTTGGTTCCTCTAGCAAAGACAGCGTCTTCCATTTCCAGAAACCAAAGTTCAAATTTAGCCATGTCAAAAACGAATCGGTTTCGGAAAACGGGAGCCTTCATAAAGAGCTCTCTGTAAAgcaaattgaaattaaaaaagcAGAGTCCTTCAATCATGAGAGGCTCCAACAGGCGAAAGTGGCTTTCTATGCCTCCCCTAACATCATGcccataaataatttaaacaatgaaaaCCTGGATGAGGATTCAGGCAGTCAGGGTTGTCAAGCCACAAAACTCAAGATACCCCAAACTGTGTTCTATGGACAAAATACCCCATTGATTCTGCATTCAGTTTCCAGAAAGCAACATCCAGAAGTAGATAAACCCCAATGGCAAACACAGCTCACGCGAGTGGTGAGAAGTAGCTCTATGGGTGAGGTGGTAACAAATAATGGAGATTTATCTCCAGCCTTTATAGACAAGGAATCCAAAGAGGAACACGAAGCACCTCAATCTACCAAAGAACCACAACATGCCCAAAGTCACCCCAAGTCTATCACATCTTTTAGCCAGACGATTCGTGTCATCTTACCATCCTCCGTCAAGAAGACAGTGAGGGAATATTTTAAGCATGGTGACCCTAAATCTCCAACTTCCTATGATGTCAATGCGACACATGATGAGGTCCAGGAGAAATTTGAGAACTTACCGAGCACAGAAGACCACCCAGAGGCATAAGTGCAGGACTGGTTGATTGTACGGAGTCTTTTGTATAGATCGAAGTGACgtaaatatattgtataggatggaagatattgaaaaaaatgatgataagaaaatattgtaaaaatttcaAGATGTGAAGAGTTTGGTTGTACAAAGCTTCGGCTcgtgtaaaggttttttttgtataatttttaagGCTTTGTAAGTTAATTTTTAAAAGTCTGTCTTTGTATGTTTGTgggggttttaattttttataggtCATTGTAAAGCTGATGGTAGTTATATTCAGTTAGACTTGTTCTGTTGTATTGAAGTTCCATCATTCATCAAAGGGACTTCCTCAGCTCTGATAAGTCTCAGGAACAAACCCCAATATTTTGAATAGCCTTtttgacctttctaacatggaagccttgaaataaatttaagatcttcaaggaacctcttatataattatatccacagatcacagtatattagtgtggtggtcagtgggatgaattcctcttacattgcttgtcattgggaagaatgtcacccttagagatcagcaaaaagatcattggggtcacttatactgacctgggaggcagaAATTTtctctcaaggaacccccagcagtCTCTGGAGGAAACTTGATGAGAAACGCTGCTTTAGTGGCACACCAACATCTCAATGATCTTATCAagtaatcataaaatatattgaggtcaatgttgattgtccaagagcAAGATGGGATATGTGAAGGTCTAAAAACGTAATAATCAAACCACAAGCCCTGAAGATCTTGGACAGGATCTTATTCTTTCACTTTTCCCAccatctaggatatgtttattgaacttgatggacttatgtctttcttcaagtctaactatgtaaccatgttcTTAGGCCAGACACATTTCACAACATCATTGTCTAGTAACATATCCACATTGGCCACATGGCCCATGGGACTACAAACACTGGGGTATGTTCCTGACACTGGTTAGAGCTGATAGAGCCAATTGGAAGACTGGTATACCATCATCAACACTGGAGAACAATTCCGGGTGAATGTGTGTAACTACTTCAAGCTATAGTGCAGTTTTAATTGACTTTGCAGGCTTAAATCAGTGCAAACCCTTTTGTTGAAATCTTGGAAACGTTGGGATacctgttgggtttttatttttgttgtgtgtcCCCATTGGTAAGATTCAGCCTATTTGACCAGATGACCATTGGCATTTTGAATTGTCACCATAACAGGACCAGTTACCATGTATGTTGATAAAAGTTGGTTGGAAGAAGGTCAATGCTGCATTAACATTGGCTTTAGTGCCTTCATGGACTGTAAAAACCTGCAGGTGCATGCTGAGGGAGAAAGACTAGGTCCATGTGAACAGTACACAGGCCGCGTCCCTAGTCGTCTTGGTCTTCCAGCAAGCACTTCTAACAGGAGACATGATGGAGGTGGAGACAGCTCAGAATGTAGATCATCCCAGAACAGGACCGGGTtacaaccccccaccccctcccaGAGGCCAAGCactgttaaatattaataatccATAAAAAATTGTGCAGAATTGTAAGCGAAGACTGTTACTAATTTGAGCCTGCAAAGTCTGGTAAAACTGTATCCATTGATCAAAGCAATTCCTTTGTGAATATTTCTTCTTCCTCGAGTGGCACATGCATTGcatatttttcttgtattacaCTCCAAAGCTCAACGCAATAGTCAGATAGTTAGCTGAGCAGACGGAATTCATTCCAGGCCCATATCTTCCTTTTGGAAATTCCAAGTGCTGCTCCTCATCACTTGAACCATGGCGAAGAAGGGGCAGTACCTGGGGCCAAATAAGTGTTCTGCAAGCAAATGGCTCCTTTCTTGTCCAATCATATGCTCGGAGCAGGGAGGTGACCTACCTGTTCTGCTTTACTGCAGAATAGAAAAGTCAGGTCTGTACTTGGATTATATTGCCTGGCTGTGCTTGTTCCATCTAAGGACTGGATTGATGGAAAAACAATACCAAAAGGAGCACACCAGTTGGAAAGTAAAAGGCTAGGTCCAGGTGGGCATTTGTCAACCATGTGGCTAATGGCTCCTGGGTACCCAATGGGACCATTAGTTACCAGAAGTTTGGGAGCATTTGATGCAGGGATTTTAAGTCAATGGTGGTGGTCCGAGTGGCAGATCATCCAAAAGAAGAGTTGCAAAAACTGCACCACACCCCGACGCCTCTACAAAAAAGGATTCAACCACTTCAATTATTTTTCAATGATTTCCAGATCTTTGGAATCATTGAGGTCTGGTTAAACATCAGTGATCTCACCCATCAAAatctttgcatgaaaaaaaatggaaaatgaatgttaaaaatgGAGCATGCATGTGATCTGAGAGAATGAAGCATGTTTAGACATAGATATTGGTTCTGCTTGGAGAAGGTCAGATTGAAGGGTAATATGGGGCATCTGAGAATAGATAGGGTcaggtttttttagttttatgattTGTATGATCCTGATCCTATTGTAATGCCATCATATATGTGAacgtttttaaagctgaactccaggtaaaaaaaCACCCCTCTTCAAGTATGTTTAGGTGTAGTTTATAAAAAAGCTAGTTTGAGTTCCTCATATCATTTTCCCACAATAccatgtacagcagagctcagattggAAGAGAAgggcagcacaaggagccaactGGGTGTGTCTATGGTGTTAGCAATATCCATGATAATTGTCCAATCATAAGCAGGGGGTGGAGGAAGATCTGTGTGCATTACCTAACTGCAGGGAAAAAAAGGCTCCAGGCTTGGCAGAGCTTTGCAAATTCCATGTTTGATCTGATTGAAATACAAATCCTCTGGCAGGCAAAACGGCTCCCAGATCTATATTGCATTtacctgtttgcctggagttcagctttaagacttCAATGGGTTCAAATCATTCCTAACGCTACGTTCCTTGGCACGGGACTGTTTGAGAGTAGTGTAGTCCTGTGCATATATCAGACCATGGTGTTCTTTATATCCTGTGTATGGAGTGATAGAGAGCCGATGGATCTGTAATTATGTGGTTGTGGCTCTGCAGGTGATGAGAAGGTTTGTGTAAGTTGTAAAATAGTTGgccaaaattgtatttatttttgtattttcttgatAAAAACTGAAGACTTTTCGAGTTGTTGTTGGTACACGTCTGTGCTTACATATGTTCCTTGTTCCCAGTGGAGTCCAAATTTGGTTCTGAATGATAGAAATATCTTCCTGGTAAATTCTATGGCagactaaaaataaactttataattgGACTTCAATTCTCTGATGACCAGTTAATGCTTCTACTCACGTACAATATGAAACCCAAAGCAGCATACATGATATTGCCAAACTGTGGACAACACTACAAATGATATGATTGAGGTGCCTCCAATCGAGGGATCTGTTCATATTCCATCAAACAaggacattgtagacaattgggctccttcagccttgtggtcacagtttggtgaagacccttttctgttcccccatgactgtaccccgggtacaaagccccctccataaagacatggggtcaccagtttggtgtggaggaactcgagtgtcctgcacagagccctgacctcaaccctactgaacacctttgcgatgaattggaatggtgagccaggtcttctcatccaatcagcacctgacctcacaaatgggggcaaattACTACAGACATCTTTCAAATTTTTTAGAACACCATGGGAATCACATTAATGATCATGGTGGGCAATTCCAAATAATTTCCATGGCTTTGAAAAGGGAGCTCCTATAGGTATAGTGGTAAGGTGTTCTTTaatacatcatacaaagacattgtagacaattgcgctcttccagccttgtggtcacagtttggtgaagacccttttctgttcccccatgactgtaccccggggtacaaagccccctccataaagacatggggtcaccagtttggtgtggaggaactcgaatgtcctgcacagagccctgacctcaaccctactgaacacctttgggatgaattggaatggtgagccaggtcttctcatccaacatcagtaccggGAGGCCAAattcccagagacacaacacaaACTCTTGTAGAAAGTCTTCCTAAAAGAGTGGAGAGTGGTACAAGCCGGCCATAGGAAGGGAACCTCAATAATATCGGCCATGGTTTTGGAGTTGGGATGTCCTCCAAGCTCATATGGGTATGATGGTCACGTGACCAGAAACTGTTAGccataatatgaatataaacctctggatatttaaatttaaaacaaaacaaacaaaaacaaacaatcaacTTTGCAGTTGCTTAGTATTGATCTGAATCAGTGAAATGGAATTACACTACTTGCATCTTGTTTCCTACCCCATTGAGTTGGCATTAATTGTAAGTCCAATACTCATAGTTGATTGATATGCAGCAACAAAGTATAAAAAGGTTCTAGTTGTTTTCAGGTTTTCCATAGATCTGAACATAGATTCATAAGAGTTTATAGAATTGATAACGATTTCCAGATTGCTGTGATTGTTATAAACTCATCCAATATAAATTCTTGAAGGTTGCTCGCTCACAAGCTCATACTGAATACAACATGTGTGCTCTGAATGTTATATAAGGACAGTGCGGGGCCTGATTTGTGTCTGTTCAGCTTATTTTCTGCTGTCACATGGCGTTCACATTCTCTGTGCCACAagttgtaattatttaaataaaccatCATGAATTCACTGTTGAAATGTCTCTTTCTTTATATACAGGCCAATGGAactgtaggggggggggggggggtgcgcaGGGCTTTGGACATGTTTGATGCTGCTCCCATCCCATAGAGAGCCTTGAGCTACAGGTAAACCTAAAGATAACTGCAAGGAAGGAAGAATTGGGCAGAGCCTATATGAGGCAGTATGAGGCCTGGAAACACTGCGACAAACCAGGAGGCAGcaaaaagtgttgtcacccttaaaCAGGAAGCTGGCAGGATCAAGAGGTTTATTCAGCAGTAAACTAACAGATAAGACAAAGGCAGGACATCCTTTTTTAAGAcccagcattttcattttttattgaatgcttaTACACTTTATGAGATTTAAACCTGAgttatggtaaaaatatatatgatattgaaAAATGCATGTGCAATATTTACCATGAAATTTTTCCTCCCTATACTACAGACCGGTCACTGTTGCTCTCTccctttgtgcagggtgactggtcttgtctccacccctcctgtagttttctgcaggccgCTGGTAGTAGGTGGAGCTGATTGGCCCCTCCCACAGCCCAAGCAATGTAAATTTTGGTAATAAAGTTACTGCTGcctttacaaggtaatatctgagTGGATTTCTGTCCTATTTGGCCAttgataaatatgttattttggcCCAGCTATTAGACGCCTTAGCATTTCTACATTTCAGAATAATATACAGCCAGACAGTTCTTCATTTAATCAGAAGGCGACATGGAAAATACTTcatcttttattgctttttttgtgttcctttcTTGGTGGTACTTTTTCAAATTCTTTTCTAGGTGTCTGCGGGCATTTCATTCTCAAGGGGATGGTGATATGTTTGCTCTGAGGAAAGGCCGGCTGCTATTGGAGAAGAGTACGTGTGTTTACTCAGCCAAGGCGCTTCCAAATAGTTGTCGTGACTTTCTGCTTCTCATGACGCAATGCTTCAGGAACAGATCCAAAGCCCATTGGCAAATGTCTGGGTGCGCAGTGTATCATAACCCTAAAAACCTGGGGAGAGAGATGGAAAGAAAGAATGAGAGATaagggaggagagaagagagagcaAGGAAGGTGTGAGGACTGAGAGGGAGAAAGGATGAAATgaaagagagagatggagggagagagagaagacaGGAAAgatagagagagaagagaaaagaaggaaggagaggaaAGAATGAGAAAGATAAGGAAAGGGGAAGAAAGATGGAGGGAGAAACTGAGAGAgtgaaaaaggagaaaagaagagtgagggaagagagaagagaatagaagaggaagagaggaaagggggagaaaaaaatgaaacctgtaaaaataaagacagaagaaggaaggagagaagagaagacaaGAGAAAAGGTGAGGAGAA is drawn from Pyxicephalus adspersus chromosome Z, UCB_Pads_2.0, whole genome shotgun sequence and contains these coding sequences:
- the LOC140344477 gene encoding uncharacterized protein isoform X2; the protein is MKASVQRRRSSSAIGRALSKNKAHSREVTLLPSNCGSGLLLGSFCSPNNMFILKERVQLSSGWHTQERYLFLFTDTLIIAKSKSSSSMKLKKKIRLSEMWISTNLWDVSERRHSLDDSFGIGWPTTNYIVTFSSSDTKEKWLSTLSWHIAEVKKNEFPGKITISVIYLDTDEYMSSTKINVSNMDTAEKVIKVVSQQLEIPGRHSDYHLWVTSGKDEAPYPLLGHEYPYSIAMNSFRESMVMARGLNNNISLEHSADSIHEQFPHEQQCQFIIKLRPQGPMDVRRESAQKQNRRKKSLIDWALRRSGSTTLSRASSQSPLTPRKLFGQSLSSVCPKGNLPKPIMDMLLLLYEEGPNTRGIFRRSANAKTCKELKEKLLSGDDVQMDGESVFVAAAVITDFLRNIPDSILSSDMYGLWMEATEIEPPENRIKVIKSLLDQLPEANFNLLQHLFAVLHHIEKNSEENQMTALNLALCIAPNMLWLPTGGDPEEESKSTKKVAGLVQFLIENYSLIFEQDASFLFSKHRQQESGSTDDLPGIHMIHQQDSSDELEFATSDLEKSESNLLKDEDGLFEESLLLQEREDWDLFSEISACYLNKTKMDILECYNTDRLPCMDSACCLSPARDRCSSEPSVCHSSRLAVQNHEPVARQSSCDATIMHNHLDYINQMKQLHLEGQNLLNEDLAPSLNTKCGFWRSTQTRTTTQEKSPPLINPSIRSSFSSLSSTATSLSASSLSSLDSAFSYGPESPVFNSNDVTSLPFMFGTSARLHTISPEITRKKLREWHIPLSTLFGTSSCDIDSWEMQWESNNAKEPEKVNNVVQGSTYKECLDKEPRQPFGSSSKDSVFHFQKPKFKFSHVKNESVSENGSLHKELSVKQIEIKKAESFNHERLQQAKVAFYASPNIMPINNLNNENLDEDSGSQGCQATKLKIPQTVFYGQNTPLILHSVSRKQHPEVDKPQWQTQLTRVVRSSSMGEVVTNNGDLSPAFIDKESKEEHEAPQSTKEPQHAQSHPKSITSFSQTIRVILPSSVKKTVREYFKHGDPKSPTSYDVNATHDEVQEKFENLPSTEDHPEA
- the LOC140344477 gene encoding uncharacterized protein isoform X1, which produces MKMTPQQKSPSKDLGSWIQEGGKKMKASVQRRRSSSAIGRALSKNKAHSREVTLLPSNCGSGLLLGSFCSPNNMFILKERVQLSSGWHTQERYLFLFTDTLIIAKSKSSSSMKLKKKIRLSEMWISTNLWDVSERRHSLDDSFGIGWPTTNYIVTFSSSDTKEKWLSTLSWHIAEVKKNEFPGKITISVIYLDTDEYMSSTKINVSNMDTAEKVIKVVSQQLEIPGRHSDYHLWVTSGKDEAPYPLLGHEYPYSIAMNSFRESMVMARGLNNNISLEHSADSIHEQFPHEQQCQFIIKLRPQGPMDVRRESAQKQNRRKKSLIDWALRRSGSTTLSRASSQSPLTPRKLFGQSLSSVCPKGNLPKPIMDMLLLLYEEGPNTRGIFRRSANAKTCKELKEKLLSGDDVQMDGESVFVAAAVITDFLRNIPDSILSSDMYGLWMEATEIEPPENRIKVIKSLLDQLPEANFNLLQHLFAVLHHIEKNSEENQMTALNLALCIAPNMLWLPTGGDPEEESKSTKKVAGLVQFLIENYSLIFEQDASFLFSKHRQQESGSTDDLPGIHMIHQQDSSDELEFATSDLEKSESNLLKDEDGLFEESLLLQEREDWDLFSEISACYLNKTKMDILECYNTDRLPCMDSACCLSPARDRCSSEPSVCHSSRLAVQNHEPVARQSSCDATIMHNHLDYINQMKQLHLEGQNLLNEDLAPSLNTKCGFWRSTQTRTTTQEKSPPLINPSIRSSFSSLSSTATSLSASSLSSLDSAFSYGPESPVFNSNDVTSLPFMFGTSARLHTISPEITRKKLREWHIPLSTLFGTSSCDIDSWEMQWESNNAKEPEKVNNVVQGSTYKECLDKEPRQPFGSSSKDSVFHFQKPKFKFSHVKNESVSENGSLHKELSVKQIEIKKAESFNHERLQQAKVAFYASPNIMPINNLNNENLDEDSGSQGCQATKLKIPQTVFYGQNTPLILHSVSRKQHPEVDKPQWQTQLTRVVRSSSMGEVVTNNGDLSPAFIDKESKEEHEAPQSTKEPQHAQSHPKSITSFSQTIRVILPSSVKKTVREYFKHGDPKSPTSYDVNATHDEVQEKFENLPSTEDHPEA